A single window of Pseudomonas lijiangensis DNA harbors:
- a CDS encoding GNAT family N-acetyltransferase, which yields MSDTPIQWQPASLPGNKTLEGRFIRLEKLDPARHGDDLWLVLNGPDSDPKLWDYLPYGPFNEREAFDTWLQRHASDTDPWFYSVVDQNTGVTEGVISLMSIVAAHGRIEIGHVTFGGRMQRTPKGTEAIYLLAKEAFALGNRRLEWKCNANNARSRRAADRFGFSYEGLFRQHMVVKGVNRDTAWYSILDSEWPELQKAFESWLAVDNFKDGQQVKGLEAFRG from the coding sequence ATGTCCGACACCCCGATCCAGTGGCAACCCGCATCACTTCCAGGCAACAAGACGCTGGAAGGCCGCTTCATTCGCCTGGAAAAACTCGACCCGGCCCGCCATGGAGATGATCTCTGGCTTGTACTCAATGGCCCGGACTCAGACCCTAAACTCTGGGATTACCTGCCTTACGGTCCGTTCAACGAACGCGAGGCTTTCGACACCTGGCTGCAGAGGCATGCCAGCGATACGGACCCATGGTTCTACAGCGTGGTCGACCAGAACACAGGCGTGACCGAGGGCGTGATCAGCCTGATGTCCATCGTCGCCGCCCATGGCCGGATAGAAATAGGCCACGTGACCTTCGGCGGTCGCATGCAGCGCACTCCCAAGGGCACAGAGGCCATCTACTTGCTGGCCAAAGAAGCCTTTGCCCTGGGCAATCGTCGCCTGGAATGGAAATGCAACGCCAACAACGCCCGCTCCCGGCGTGCGGCAGATCGCTTCGGCTTCAGCTACGAAGGACTCTTTCGCCAGCACATGGTGGTCAAGGGAGTGAACCGGGATACCGCCTGGTATTCGATCCTCGACAGCGAATGGCCCGAACTGCAAAAGGCTTTCGAGTCCTGGCTGGCTGTGGATAACTTCAAGGATGGGCAGCAGGTGAAGGGGCTGGAAGCGTTTCGCGGATGA
- a CDS encoding FMN-binding negative transcriptional regulator has protein sequence MYTPKAFSDSDTLQLQDLMDQTRLAILVTQGEDGLQATHLPLLLNREQGHNGTLYGHLAKANPQWRALENQTQALVIFPGGDAYVSPSFYPSKAEHEKVVPTWNYLAVHAYGKAEVFTDAERLHQLVGSLTDKHESRRAQPWSINDAPAEYIEKMLGAIVGFALPIESLQGKRKLSQNRSAPDIAGVRDGLAASHDPKDQEIARLMS, from the coding sequence ATGTACACACCCAAAGCCTTCAGTGATAGCGACACGTTGCAGTTGCAGGATTTGATGGACCAGACCCGGCTGGCGATTCTCGTCACCCAGGGCGAAGACGGCCTGCAGGCCACTCACCTGCCGCTGTTACTGAACCGGGAGCAAGGCCACAACGGCACGCTCTACGGCCATCTGGCCAAAGCCAACCCTCAATGGCGAGCGCTTGAAAACCAGACTCAGGCCCTGGTGATATTTCCCGGTGGCGATGCGTATGTGAGCCCGTCCTTCTACCCGAGCAAGGCCGAGCACGAGAAAGTCGTACCGACCTGGAATTACCTGGCCGTTCACGCCTATGGCAAGGCAGAGGTTTTCACCGATGCCGAACGCCTGCACCAACTGGTCGGCAGCCTAACCGACAAGCACGAATCACGTCGTGCCCAGCCGTGGTCCATCAATGACGCGCCGGCCGAGTACATCGAAAAGATGCTGGGCGCGATTGTCGGCTTCGCCCTGCCCATCGAGTCGCTACAGGGCAAACGCAAACTCAGTCAGAACCGCAGCGCCCCGGACATTGCAGGCGTACGCGACGGCCTGGCTGCCAGCCATGACCCGAAAGATCAGGAAATCGCTCGCTTGATGAGCTGA
- a CDS encoding GNAT family N-acetyltransferase, which produces MTAVQIRPVTADDHDAWLPLWLAYLRFYKTELAESISDVTWQRFLDTAEPTHSALAWRDGKAVGMVNFIYHRSNWSIRNACYLQDLFVSPEQRGTGTGRLLIEHVYATARANDCDKVHWLTHETNATAIQLYERIAERGGYIQFRKAL; this is translated from the coding sequence ATGACTGCTGTTCAAATCCGTCCCGTAACGGCCGACGATCACGACGCATGGCTGCCGCTGTGGCTGGCCTATCTGCGCTTTTACAAGACCGAACTGGCCGAGAGCATCAGTGACGTCACCTGGCAGCGCTTTCTGGACACCGCCGAACCTACCCACTCGGCGTTGGCCTGGCGGGATGGCAAAGCCGTGGGCATGGTGAATTTCATCTACCATCGTTCCAACTGGAGCATCAGGAATGCCTGTTACCTACAGGACTTGTTCGTAAGCCCCGAACAGCGCGGCACAGGCACCGGCAGGCTGCTGATCGAGCATGTCTACGCGACCGCCAGGGCCAATGATTGCGACAAGGTTCACTGGCTGACTCACGAAACCAACGCCACGGCCATTCAGCTTTACGAGCGCATTGCCGAACGCGGCGGCTACATCCAATTTCGCAAGGCCCTTTGA